The following coding sequences are from one Rathayibacter sp. VKM Ac-2760 window:
- a CDS encoding TatD family hydrolase — protein MTDSQHVRARENTSGRDLTYPPLPEALVVPVYDNHTHLEISDGLEPLDYREQLDRASTVGVRGVVQVGTDVETSRWSAERAASEPRMLAAVAIHPNEAPALEERGELDDALAVIAELATQPRVRAVGETGLDFYRTGESGRAAQFRSFEEHIRIAKETGTALQIHDRDAHREVMATLRRVGAPERTVFHCFSGDAEMARMCTDEGWYLSFAGTVSFKNAESLREALVATPRHLILVETDAPYLTPEPFRGRPNAPYLIPHTLRAMAATLETDVGHLAATIASNTEQVYGEWGGEVGSEPTEPVGQLA, from the coding sequence ATGACCGACAGCCAGCACGTCCGCGCCCGCGAGAACACGTCCGGTCGCGACCTGACGTACCCGCCGCTGCCCGAGGCGCTCGTCGTCCCCGTCTACGACAACCACACCCACCTCGAGATCTCCGACGGTCTCGAGCCCCTGGACTACCGCGAGCAGCTCGATCGCGCCTCCACCGTCGGCGTCCGCGGCGTCGTCCAGGTCGGCACCGATGTCGAGACCAGCCGCTGGTCGGCTGAGCGCGCCGCCTCCGAGCCGCGGATGCTCGCCGCCGTCGCGATCCACCCCAATGAGGCGCCCGCGCTCGAGGAGCGCGGCGAGCTCGACGACGCCCTCGCCGTGATCGCCGAGCTGGCGACGCAGCCGCGCGTCCGCGCCGTCGGCGAGACCGGCCTCGACTTCTACCGCACCGGCGAGAGCGGCCGCGCCGCCCAGTTCCGCTCGTTCGAGGAGCACATCCGCATCGCGAAGGAGACCGGGACCGCGCTGCAGATCCACGACCGCGACGCGCACCGCGAGGTCATGGCGACCCTCCGCCGGGTCGGCGCCCCCGAGCGGACCGTCTTCCACTGCTTCTCCGGCGACGCCGAGATGGCGCGGATGTGCACGGACGAGGGCTGGTACCTCTCCTTCGCCGGCACCGTCTCGTTCAAGAACGCCGAGTCGCTGCGCGAGGCGCTCGTCGCGACCCCGCGGCACCTGATCCTCGTCGAGACCGACGCGCCCTACCTGACCCCGGAGCCGTTCCGCGGCCGCCCGAACGCGCCCTACCTGATCCCGCACACCCTGCGCGCGATGGCCGCGACCCTCGAGACCGACGTCGGCCACCTGGCCGCCACGATCGCCTCCAACACCGAGCAGGTCTACGGCGAGTGGGGCGGCGAGGTCGGCTCGGAGCCGACGGAGCCCGTCGGGCAGCTGGCATGA
- a CDS encoding 4-(cytidine 5'-diphospho)-2-C-methyl-D-erythritol kinase: protein MAQRATSNRVHARAPGKINVYLKVGAVREDGYHELATAFQSLSLYEDVRASDAPDFSVEFSGSIDTRGLAVDGSNLAIKAARALARATGYRGGVHLEIEKNVPIAGGMGGGSADAAATLLACDALWGTACTREQLLGIAASLGADVPFSFTGGTAIGVGRGDELSPALAKGRFEWVLVLAEQGLSTPEVYRELDRHRERHLHDFRPISATPSIDPNVLQALRAGDAAMLADAMHNDLQAPALHLQPGLARILERGEESGALGGLVSGSGPTVAFLLPDADAALDLQLELTAARMRAVRVTGPVHGARLLSS from the coding sequence ATGGCCCAGCGCGCGACGTCGAATCGGGTCCATGCGCGAGCACCGGGCAAGATCAACGTCTACCTGAAGGTCGGCGCCGTCCGTGAGGACGGCTACCACGAGCTCGCCACCGCCTTCCAGTCGCTGTCGCTCTACGAGGACGTGCGCGCGAGCGACGCCCCCGACTTCTCGGTCGAGTTCTCCGGCTCGATCGACACCCGCGGCCTGGCCGTCGACGGCTCGAACCTCGCGATCAAGGCCGCGCGCGCGCTCGCCAGGGCCACCGGCTACCGCGGCGGCGTGCACCTCGAGATCGAGAAGAACGTGCCGATCGCGGGCGGGATGGGCGGCGGCTCCGCCGACGCGGCCGCGACCCTGCTCGCCTGCGACGCGCTCTGGGGCACGGCCTGCACGCGGGAGCAGCTGCTCGGCATCGCCGCGAGTCTCGGAGCGGACGTGCCGTTCTCCTTCACCGGCGGCACCGCGATCGGCGTCGGCCGCGGCGACGAGCTGAGCCCTGCGCTCGCGAAGGGCCGGTTCGAGTGGGTGCTCGTGCTCGCCGAGCAGGGCCTCTCCACTCCGGAGGTCTACCGCGAGCTCGACCGGCACCGCGAGCGTCATCTGCACGACTTCCGCCCCATCTCGGCCACGCCGAGCATCGACCCGAACGTGCTGCAGGCCCTGCGCGCGGGCGACGCCGCGATGCTCGCCGACGCCATGCACAACGACCTGCAGGCGCCGGCCCTGCACCTGCAGCCCGGTCTGGCGCGGATCCTCGAGCGCGGCGAGGAGAGCGGCGCCCTCGGCGGCCTCGTCTCCGGCTCCGGCCCGACGGTCGCGTTCCTGCTCCCCGACGCCGACGCCGCGCTCGACCTGCAGCTCGAGCTGACGGCCGCCCGGATGCGCGCGGTCCGCGTCACCGGCCCGGTGCACGGCGCCCGCCTCCTCTCCAGCTGA
- a CDS encoding molybdopterin-dependent oxidoreductase: MPPRRVALFALLAGIVSAAVTLAAAELVAVFTGAGGSPLVAVGGFVIDIVPPGVKDTVIALFGTGDKLVLLVSLGLAVALLAMAAGLLEYRKPPLGVLLLAAVAGLGALAAVSREGASGIDAAPSVVGMVAGAMVLRAAAARLRSWDEAPAQGSTDRRSFLRLVGVAGAAAVVAGVGARIVTAAASAVTAVREAVVLPTPAATAAPIPATGVLDDIEGISSYVTSNDDFYRIDTALSVPSVDPADWSLKITGMVEEEVTITWDELLALPLEEHLVTLSCVSNEVGGDLIGTALWLGYPIRELLARARPTAGADMVLSRSIDGFTASSPLEVLTDEGRASLLAVGMNGQPLPVEHGFPVRMVVPGLYGYVSATKWVTELKVTTFEDDVAYWSTRGWTERGPIKVESRIDVPRQGQAVPAGTVAVAGVAWAPHTGISKVEVQIDGGAWQPARLAEAVTADTWIQWVYEWDALAGDHVVLVRATDSEGLVQTQDEAPPAPDGATGWHMRTVTVA; encoded by the coding sequence ATGCCCCCCAGACGAGTAGCACTCTTCGCCCTGCTGGCCGGGATCGTCTCGGCCGCGGTCACGCTCGCCGCCGCCGAGCTGGTCGCGGTCTTCACCGGTGCCGGCGGCAGCCCGCTCGTCGCGGTCGGCGGCTTCGTGATCGACATCGTCCCGCCCGGCGTGAAGGACACGGTCATCGCCCTGTTCGGCACCGGCGACAAGCTCGTCCTCCTCGTCTCGCTCGGCCTCGCCGTCGCCCTGCTCGCGATGGCCGCCGGTCTGCTCGAGTACCGCAAGCCCCCGCTCGGCGTCCTGCTGCTCGCCGCCGTCGCCGGTCTCGGCGCCCTCGCGGCCGTCAGCCGGGAGGGTGCCTCCGGCATCGACGCCGCGCCGAGCGTCGTCGGCATGGTCGCCGGAGCGATGGTGCTGCGGGCCGCCGCCGCGCGCCTGCGCTCCTGGGACGAAGCACCCGCGCAGGGCTCGACCGACCGCCGCTCCTTCCTCCGCCTCGTCGGCGTGGCCGGCGCCGCGGCGGTCGTCGCCGGCGTGGGCGCCCGGATCGTCACGGCCGCCGCCTCCGCCGTCACCGCGGTGCGCGAGGCCGTGGTGCTGCCGACCCCCGCCGCCACCGCCGCGCCGATCCCCGCGACCGGCGTGCTCGACGACATCGAGGGCATCAGCTCCTACGTCACCTCGAACGACGACTTCTACCGGATCGACACCGCGCTCTCCGTGCCCAGCGTCGACCCGGCGGACTGGTCCCTGAAGATCACCGGCATGGTCGAGGAGGAGGTCACGATCACCTGGGACGAGCTCCTCGCCCTCCCGCTCGAGGAGCACCTCGTCACCCTCTCCTGCGTCTCGAACGAGGTCGGCGGCGACCTGATCGGCACGGCGCTCTGGCTCGGCTACCCGATCCGCGAGCTGCTCGCCCGCGCCCGCCCGACCGCCGGCGCCGACATGGTGCTCTCCCGCAGCATCGACGGCTTCACGGCGTCGAGCCCGCTCGAGGTGCTGACCGACGAGGGCCGCGCGAGCCTCCTGGCCGTCGGCATGAACGGGCAGCCGCTGCCGGTCGAGCACGGCTTCCCTGTGCGGATGGTCGTCCCCGGCCTCTACGGCTACGTCTCGGCGACCAAGTGGGTCACCGAGCTCAAGGTCACCACGTTCGAGGACGACGTCGCCTACTGGTCGACTCGCGGCTGGACCGAGCGCGGCCCGATCAAGGTGGAGTCGCGGATCGACGTCCCGCGCCAGGGGCAGGCCGTCCCGGCCGGCACCGTCGCCGTCGCGGGCGTCGCCTGGGCGCCGCACACCGGCATCTCGAAGGTCGAGGTGCAGATCGACGGCGGCGCCTGGCAGCCCGCGCGCCTGGCCGAGGCCGTCACCGCGGACACCTGGATCCAGTGGGTCTACGAGTGGGACGCGCTCGCCGGCGACCACGTCGTCCTCGTCCGCGCCACCGACTCCGAGGGCCTCGTGCAGACCCAGGACGAGGCGCCGCCCGCGCCCGACGGAGCGACCGGCTGGCACATGCGCACCGTGACGGTCGCCTGA
- a CDS encoding ABC-F family ATP-binding cassette domain-containing protein: MAHLLGAESLRLEYPTRVVFDDVSLGIEEGDRIGIVGRNGDGKSTLLRLLAQRIEPDGGRVTHRRGVTLGMLDQADTVDEDLTVAQAVVGGLEEHEWAGDARTRDVIAGLLRDVPWDGVVGSLSGGQRRRVALAKLLVGDWDVVFLDEPTNHLDVEGIAWLAEHLKRRWATSSGGLAVVTHDRWFLDEICTATWEVHDRLVEPFEGGYAAYILQRVERDRMASTMESKRQNLMKKELAWLRRGAPARTAKPKFRIDAANQLIENEPPVRDSVSLSQLAVSRLGKDVVDLLDVTVRYGERTVLNRIEWRIAPGERTGVLGVNGAGKSTLLGLVAGSVQPTSGKVKRGTTVRVAILDQQLRELTEVQHQPVREIIAEQRTSYSIGGKEMTPGQLLERLGFSSAQLSTPVKDLSGGQRRRLQLLLILLSEPNVLILDEPTNDLDTDMLAAIEDLLDSWPGTLLVVSHDRYLLERVTDQQYAVMDGAFRHLPGGVEQYLDLRRALEKGAPAGGSAGAPAAAPSGLAGAERRTAEKEVSAIDRRLHKLTQLSAAVHEKMATHDPDDYDGILGLNTKLREHQDEAADLELRWLELSELLEG; encoded by the coding sequence ATGGCACATCTCCTGGGCGCTGAGTCGCTCCGCCTCGAGTACCCCACGCGGGTCGTCTTCGACGACGTCTCCCTCGGCATCGAGGAGGGCGATCGGATCGGCATCGTCGGCCGCAACGGCGACGGCAAGTCCACGCTCCTCCGCCTCCTCGCCCAGCGCATCGAGCCCGACGGCGGCCGGGTCACCCACCGTCGCGGCGTCACGCTCGGCATGCTCGACCAGGCCGACACCGTCGACGAGGACCTCACGGTCGCCCAGGCCGTCGTCGGCGGCCTGGAGGAGCACGAGTGGGCGGGCGACGCGCGCACCCGCGACGTCATCGCCGGGCTGCTGCGCGACGTCCCCTGGGACGGCGTCGTCGGCTCGCTCTCCGGCGGCCAGCGCCGCCGCGTCGCGCTCGCCAAGCTGCTCGTCGGCGATTGGGACGTCGTCTTCCTCGACGAGCCCACCAACCACCTCGACGTCGAGGGCATCGCCTGGCTCGCCGAGCACCTCAAGCGCCGCTGGGCCACCAGCTCCGGCGGCCTCGCGGTCGTCACCCACGACCGGTGGTTCCTCGACGAGATCTGCACCGCCACCTGGGAGGTGCACGACCGCCTGGTCGAGCCCTTCGAGGGCGGCTACGCGGCGTACATCCTGCAGCGCGTCGAGCGCGACCGGATGGCCTCGACCATGGAGTCGAAGCGGCAGAACCTGATGAAGAAGGAGCTGGCCTGGCTCCGCCGCGGCGCCCCGGCCCGCACCGCGAAGCCCAAGTTCCGGATCGACGCGGCGAACCAGCTGATCGAGAACGAGCCGCCCGTGCGCGACTCCGTCTCCCTGTCGCAGCTCGCCGTCTCGCGGCTCGGCAAGGACGTCGTCGACCTGCTCGACGTCACCGTCCGCTACGGCGAGCGGACCGTGCTCAACCGGATCGAGTGGCGGATCGCCCCGGGCGAGCGCACCGGCGTCCTCGGCGTGAACGGCGCCGGCAAGTCGACGCTCCTCGGCCTCGTCGCCGGCAGCGTCCAGCCGACGAGCGGCAAGGTCAAGCGCGGCACCACCGTCCGCGTCGCGATCCTCGACCAGCAGCTGCGCGAGCTGACCGAGGTGCAGCACCAGCCAGTGCGCGAGATCATCGCCGAGCAGCGCACCAGCTACTCGATCGGCGGCAAGGAGATGACGCCCGGGCAGCTGCTCGAGCGTCTCGGCTTCTCCAGCGCGCAGCTGTCGACGCCGGTGAAGGACCTCTCCGGCGGGCAGCGCCGCCGGCTGCAGCTGCTGCTGATCCTGCTCAGCGAGCCGAACGTGCTCATCCTCGACGAGCCCACCAACGACCTCGACACCGACATGCTCGCCGCGATCGAGGACCTCCTCGACTCCTGGCCGGGCACGCTGCTCGTCGTGTCGCACGACCGCTACCTGCTCGAGAGGGTCACCGACCAGCAGTACGCCGTGATGGACGGCGCCTTCCGCCACCTGCCCGGCGGCGTGGAGCAGTACCTCGACCTGCGCCGCGCGCTGGAGAAGGGCGCTCCGGCGGGCGGCTCGGCCGGCGCTCCTGCGGCGGCGCCCTCGGGGCTCGCCGGCGCCGAGCGGCGCACCGCCGAGAAGGAGGTGTCGGCGATCGACCGGCGCCTGCACAAGCTCACCCAGCTCTCCGCCGCGGTGCACGAGAAGATGGCGACGCACGACCCGGACGACTACGACGGCATACTCGGCCTGAACACGAAGCTGCGCGAGCACCAGGACGAGGCGGCCGACCTCGAGCTGCGCTGGCTGGAGCTGTCGGAGCTGCTCGAGGGCTGA
- a CDS encoding MarR family transcriptional regulator: MSANDEVDGIVDAWVRERPDLDFTPLQVFSRMRRLAKQLERARGSAFGRSELETWEFDVLSALRRAGTPYRLSPKQLLQATMVTSGTMTNRIDRLVERDLVERLDDPNDGRGVLVQMTPSGLSRVDAAITRLVDAEQELLGALTHAQQERLAQLLRKLSLDFG, from the coding sequence GTGAGCGCGAATGACGAGGTCGACGGCATCGTCGACGCCTGGGTGCGCGAGCGGCCCGACCTCGACTTCACTCCCCTGCAGGTCTTCTCCCGGATGCGCCGGCTCGCCAAGCAGCTCGAGCGCGCGCGCGGCAGCGCCTTCGGGCGCTCGGAGCTGGAGACGTGGGAGTTCGACGTGCTCTCCGCGCTGCGCCGTGCCGGGACCCCCTACCGGCTGAGCCCGAAGCAGCTGCTGCAGGCGACCATGGTCACCAGCGGCACGATGACCAACCGGATCGACCGCCTGGTCGAGCGCGACCTGGTCGAGCGTCTCGACGATCCGAACGACGGCCGCGGCGTGCTGGTGCAGATGACCCCGTCGGGCCTCTCCCGCGTCGACGCGGCGATCACCCGCCTGGTCGACGCCGAGCAGGAGCTGCTCGGGGCGCTCACGCACGCGCAGCAGGAGCGGCTGGCGCAGCTGCTGCGCAAGCTCTCGCTCGACTTCGGCTGA
- the glmU gene encoding bifunctional UDP-N-acetylglucosamine diphosphorylase/glucosamine-1-phosphate N-acetyltransferase GlmU, giving the protein MVDSTLAVVILAAGQGTRMKSRTPKVLHRLAGRPLLGHVLDTAASLDAGHVVTVVRHERELVAAAVLDHSPAALVVDQDEVPGTGRAVELGLAALPDDFAGTVVVLSADVPLLDAPTLRRLVDEHLAAANALTMLSCVLEDPTGFGRIVRGADGGFASIVEQKDASDDELALTETNAGVYAFDAAALRAVIGAIGVENAQREKYLTDAAAALKAVGRAIEAVPVQDRWLVAGINDRAQLADAALELNARIVRRWQLAGVTVQDPATTWIDVDAVLSPDVEILPGTQIKGPTVIASGAIIGPDTTLDSCEVGEDAVIKRSDATLAVIGAQAQVGPFSFLRPGTVLGERGKIGTYVETKNATIGAGSKVPHLSYVGDATIGEESNIGAGSIFANYDGVNKASSVVGSHVRAGSHNVFVAPVRIGDGAYTGAGTVIRKDIPAGALGITVAPQRNMAGWVQTHRPGTASATAAEAARASEPEGDDRATGGSGAQ; this is encoded by the coding sequence ATGGTCGACAGCACGCTCGCGGTGGTGATCCTGGCCGCCGGTCAGGGCACCCGGATGAAGTCCCGCACCCCCAAGGTCCTGCACCGCCTCGCCGGGCGCCCGCTGCTCGGCCACGTCCTCGACACGGCCGCGTCGCTCGACGCGGGCCACGTCGTCACCGTGGTGCGGCACGAGCGCGAGCTCGTGGCCGCCGCCGTCCTCGACCACTCGCCCGCCGCCCTCGTCGTCGACCAGGACGAGGTGCCCGGCACCGGCCGCGCCGTCGAGCTCGGCCTCGCCGCGCTGCCCGACGACTTCGCCGGGACCGTCGTGGTGCTCAGCGCCGACGTCCCGCTCCTGGACGCGCCGACCCTGCGCCGCCTCGTCGACGAGCACCTCGCCGCGGCGAACGCGCTGACGATGCTCTCCTGCGTGCTCGAGGATCCGACCGGCTTCGGCCGGATCGTGCGCGGCGCCGACGGCGGCTTCGCCTCGATCGTGGAGCAGAAGGACGCGAGCGACGACGAGCTCGCGCTCACCGAGACCAACGCGGGCGTCTACGCCTTCGACGCCGCCGCCCTCCGCGCGGTGATCGGCGCGATCGGCGTCGAGAACGCCCAGCGCGAGAAGTACCTCACCGACGCCGCCGCGGCGCTCAAGGCCGTCGGCCGCGCCATCGAGGCCGTCCCCGTGCAGGACCGCTGGCTCGTCGCCGGCATCAACGACCGCGCCCAGCTCGCCGACGCCGCCCTCGAGCTCAACGCCCGCATCGTCCGCCGCTGGCAGCTCGCCGGCGTCACCGTGCAGGACCCGGCGACCACCTGGATCGACGTCGACGCGGTGCTCTCGCCCGACGTCGAGATCCTCCCCGGCACGCAGATCAAGGGGCCGACGGTCATCGCCTCCGGGGCGATCATCGGGCCGGACACGACGCTCGACTCCTGCGAGGTCGGCGAGGACGCGGTGATCAAGCGCTCGGACGCGACGCTCGCGGTGATCGGCGCGCAGGCGCAGGTCGGCCCGTTCTCGTTCCTCCGCCCCGGCACGGTGCTCGGCGAGCGCGGCAAGATCGGCACGTACGTCGAGACCAAGAACGCCACCATCGGCGCCGGCTCGAAGGTGCCGCACCTCTCCTACGTGGGCGATGCCACCATCGGCGAGGAGTCGAACATCGGCGCCGGCTCGATCTTCGCCAACTACGACGGGGTCAACAAGGCGTCCTCCGTCGTGGGGTCGCACGTGCGCGCCGGGTCGCACAACGTGTTCGTCGCCCCCGTTAGAATCGGGGACGGAGCGTACACGGGCGCCGGCACGGTCATCCGCAAGGACATCCCCGCCGGAGCCCTCGGGATCACCGTCGCTCCGCAGCGCAACATGGCCGGATGGGTGCAGACCCATCGTCCGGGAACCGCGTCGGCCACCGCCGCCGAGGCCGCCCGGGCGTCGGAGCCCGAGGGCGACGACCGCGCGACCGGAGGAAGCGGAGCACAGTGA
- a CDS encoding ribose-phosphate diphosphokinase, producing MTGITASNKKSLVLVSGRAHPALAEAVAEELGTELVTTEGRTFANGELYVRYGESVRGGDVFVLQSHTSPINEWLMEQLIMVDALKRASAKRITVVAPFYPYARQDKKGRGREPISARLVADLFKAAGADRIMSVDLHAAQIQGFFDGPVDHLFAMPVLLEHFREKLDPSTLTVVSPDMGRVRVADIWSDKLGVPLAIIHKRRDPKVANQVSVHEIVGEVSGRVCLLVDDLIDTGRTIAKAAEALKAAGAIGVVVAATHAVFSDPARELLSSEFIDSVVVTDTLPLPEEKKWDRLTILPIAPLLARAIHEVFDDGSVTSMFDGDA from the coding sequence GTGACGGGCATCACCGCCAGCAACAAGAAGAGCCTGGTCCTCGTCTCGGGGAGGGCGCATCCGGCACTGGCGGAGGCGGTCGCCGAAGAGCTGGGCACCGAGCTGGTCACCACCGAGGGGCGCACCTTCGCGAACGGCGAGCTCTACGTCCGCTACGGCGAGTCGGTGCGCGGCGGCGACGTCTTCGTCCTGCAGTCGCACACCTCGCCGATCAACGAGTGGCTCATGGAGCAGCTGATCATGGTCGACGCGCTGAAGCGCGCCTCGGCCAAGCGGATCACCGTCGTCGCGCCGTTCTACCCCTACGCGCGGCAGGACAAGAAGGGCCGCGGCCGCGAGCCGATCTCGGCCCGCCTCGTCGCCGACCTGTTCAAGGCCGCGGGAGCCGACCGCATCATGTCGGTCGACCTGCACGCCGCGCAGATCCAGGGCTTCTTCGACGGCCCCGTCGACCACCTCTTCGCGATGCCGGTGCTGCTCGAGCACTTCCGCGAGAAGCTCGACCCCTCGACGCTCACCGTCGTCTCGCCGGACATGGGGCGCGTCCGCGTCGCCGACATCTGGAGCGACAAGCTCGGCGTCCCGCTCGCGATCATCCACAAGCGCCGCGACCCGAAGGTCGCCAACCAGGTCTCCGTGCACGAGATCGTCGGAGAGGTCAGCGGCCGCGTCTGCCTCCTCGTCGACGACCTCATCGACACCGGCCGCACCATCGCGAAGGCCGCCGAGGCGCTCAAGGCCGCCGGAGCGATCGGCGTCGTCGTCGCCGCGACCCACGCCGTCTTCTCCGACCCGGCCCGCGAGCTGCTCAGCTCCGAGTTCATCGACTCCGTCGTCGTCACCGACACGCTGCCGCTGCCCGAGGAGAAGAAGTGGGACCGCCTGACGATCCTGCCGATCGCCCCGCTCCTCGCCCGCGCGATCCACGAGGTCTTCGACGACGGCTCTGTCACGTCGATGTTCGACGGCGACGCGTAG